The Lathyrus oleraceus cultivar Zhongwan6 chromosome 5, CAAS_Psat_ZW6_1.0, whole genome shotgun sequence genome includes the window ACCCTTTGTTATCAAGAAATTTCCAACTATTGTATCATTCGTAGAAAGATGAGGAAGATTGAAAGCAGATATGGGATGGAGGCGAAAACTTTCTCTTGCACAAGCATTCAAGAATTTAAGTTTAGGAATATCTGATTCTTGAACCAACCTATCTTTTCCAACTATATTGTCCAATTCTTCTATGGCTTTTTCAAATAGAACAGGTTGATTTAATATTTTGGCCAATGTATATTCAGCCGCGTTTGATGGATTGTCTACCATTGCCATCATCAATTCCTGAATAGAAATTTAGCATATAATAATACTTTAGTTTAAATGTACTAAATAAATATTCAATAGCTGGTTTTGTAATTCTAACAACGCAGTATGTTGTCTGTTTCTCAATAAtatttattaatatattaaaaataatttattagTAAAAGTAAGAGAAAGATAAAGTAAAATAATTGATGTCTTACAATAGTGTGAGCCTTGATTTCGTTCATTGTCAATAACGGATTATTATTGCAAcatttataataattttttagAGAAAAGGAATGATGCATTTTACATTGTGAATCAAGGACAATCATATATATTGTCAAATCAATTTGTAAATTTTCAATTCTTTATATGATTTAACACTTTAAAGTATTTTGATTGAATATATGTGTAAtacttgaatttttttttgatatttaTTTTTGTCTCATTATTTATTCTTTCCGAATATTATTGCAacatttataatattttttttagaGAAAATGGATGCTATATTGAGGGTGTAAATTATTTTATACTGCCAATGACAACCATGTATGCTATTAAATCGGTCTGTAAATTTTAAATTTCTTATATGATTTAATactttaaaatattttaattgaATATGTGTATAATACTTTTTTTAATATTTATCTTTTGGCTCATATTATTTGTTCTTTAAGAATATTATTGcaatatttataatattttttataaaaaaagaATGATATATTAAGAGTATAAATTATTTTTATACAGTCAACCAATG containing:
- the LOC127080446 gene encoding isoleucine N-monooxygenase 1-like, with protein sequence MNEIKAHTIELMMAMVDNPSNAAEYTLAKILNQPVLFEKAIEELDNIVGKDRLVQESDIPKLKFLNACARESFRLHPISAFNLPHLSTNDTIVGNFLITKGSHVLLGRTGLGRNPKVWTEPYKFQPERHLKNDGYDISLTESNLKFISFSTGRRGCPGVKLGTIMTIFLLARFLHGFTWSAPPDI